In Thermanaerothrix sp., the DNA window CGCCGGTCCCATCCCTAAGGTGGTTACCGCGGCGGTACCAATCCGGAGCCCCGAGGTGTACCAGGGCCCATTGGGATCGAAGGGAAGGCTGTTCCGGTTCAAGGTGATGTTACATTCGTGGAGGGCGCTTTCCGCCTGACGACCCGTGAGCCCCTGGTTGCGGACATTCACCAGGAAAAGGTGGTTGTCGGTACCGCCGGTAAGCACCTCAAGCCCTTCGGCCATACAGGCCGCGGCGAGGGCCTGGCTGTTCTCCACAATTTTGTGGGCATAGGTCTGGAATTCCGCGGTCCCCGCTTCCCGGAAGGCCACTGCCTTGGCGGCTATCACGTGGGGAAGGGGGCCACCCATGGTAAGGGGACAGCCCTTATCCAGTGCCTCGGCAAACTCTTTGGTGGAAAGCACGAGTCCCGCCCGGGGCCCCCGGAGGGTCTTGTGGGTGGTAGTGGTTACCACGTGGGCAAAGGGGATAGGATTATAATCGCCGGTGAAAACCTTGCCTGCCACAAGCCCCGCAAAATGGGCCATGTCCACCATAAAGACCGCCCCTACTTTATCGGCAATCTCCCGCATTCTGCGGAAATTGATTTTTCGGGGATACGCAGAGTAGCCTGCTAATAGAATAAGGGGCCGCACTTCCAGGGCCTGCTTCTCAATTGCGTCGTAATCTAAAAGACCCGTTTCCTTTGATACCGTGTAGGTATACACATCAAACATTCGGGCCGAAACATTGTAGCGATACCCATGGGTCAGGTGGCCGCCGGAATAATAGTCCAGCCCCAGGAGGCGCTGATTGCCGAGCATCGTCTTAAGTTCTTTCCATTGTTCGTCGGACAGCTTATACAAATTGGTCTCGCCGAATTTCTCCAGGGCTGGCATTTCTACCCGGGTAGAAAGGATTGCCCAGTAGGCCAAGAGGTTGGCATCGGCGCCACAGTGGGGCTGAACATTGGCGTATTCCGCCCCAAAAACCTTACAGGCCTCGGCGGCGGCCAGGGACTCGATGGCGTCCACATTTTCGTTCCCCGCATAAAAGCGATGGTTAGGCATTCCCTCGGCATACTTGTCCGTAAGCAGGTTCCCCATGGCAAGTTGCACCGCCATGGAACAATAGTTTTCGCTGGCGATGAGCTTTACCCGGCTGCGCTGATTTTCCAGTTCCTTTACGATAGAAGCAGCAATTTCTGGGGCTACCCGGGCAGTCTCGTACAGGTTGCAGAGGTAGGCAAGCAAGGCCGTATCCACCTTTTCTGGAGCGGTGGAAGCAAGATAGGTTGTTACCGGATTGGTATGCATGGATCCATATCTCCTTTCCGTAATGGTTCCTGCCCAGGCGTGCGACAGGCAATATATAATCCCAACGGGATTCCCAAGCTCCCCGATGGTTTCCCATCTTGAAACGCCAGTTGCTTTTTATTACAACCGCAAGGCCCCTTAGGATCATTTGTATTGTAAGGGCCTTACAGTCTAGATATGGTAGCGGGAAAAAACTAATCGTGCAATAGGGGTTTCAAACGTTCCCTTCGGGAAAAGTTTCCGATAAACCGCCGGTGTGCTTCTTACAGGGCTTGCCAGCGGTTAGCCAGGTTACTAAGAAATAGGGAGCTACGGCTTCTTTATGCCTTTTTTGCTGGTTTCCCCACGTAGATAAAGCCACCCACGAGGGCAGTG includes these proteins:
- a CDS encoding glycine hydroxymethyltransferase — protein: MHTNPVTTYLASTAPEKVDTALLAYLCNLYETARVAPEIAASIVKELENQRSRVKLIASENYCSMAVQLAMGNLLTDKYAEGMPNHRFYAGNENVDAIESLAAAEACKVFGAEYANVQPHCGADANLLAYWAILSTRVEMPALEKFGETNLYKLSDEQWKELKTMLGNQRLLGLDYYSGGHLTHGYRYNVSARMFDVYTYTVSKETGLLDYDAIEKQALEVRPLILLAGYSAYPRKINFRRMREIADKVGAVFMVDMAHFAGLVAGKVFTGDYNPIPFAHVVTTTTHKTLRGPRAGLVLSTKEFAEALDKGCPLTMGGPLPHVIAAKAVAFREAGTAEFQTYAHKIVENSQALAAACMAEGLEVLTGGTDNHLFLVNVRNQGLTGRQAESALHECNITLNRNSLPFDPNGPWYTSGLRIGTAAVTTLGMGPAEMKELGAIIALVLKGTKPAPDPKNPSQPSKAKYVIDPMVKAEAHRRVKALLDRFPVYPELDLELLKKAFVNN